From Roseibium alexandrii DFL-11, the proteins below share one genomic window:
- the hypE gene encoding hydrogenase expression/formation protein HypE: MNIQDPTLSARTGSIDMAHGGGGRATAELIADLFQHHLTNPILDQGNDAALLPPVAGRLVMSTDGHVISPIFFPGGDIGSLAVHGTLNDVAMAGAEPLYLTVGFILEEGFPLADLEKIVISMARAAEAAGVPIVTGDTKVVEKGKGDGVFITTTGLGVVPDGVHVSVERAEPGQAILLSGSLGDHGVAILSKRENLEFETEIRSDSAALHTLVAGMISAAPGIAVLRDPTRGGLAATLNEIARTAKVGIHLEENAIPIKADVKAACELLGLDPLYVANEGKMVCLCEPGDADAVLAAMRAHPLGRDAALIGTVTEDDAHLVEMETEIGGVRVVDWLAGEQLPRIC; the protein is encoded by the coding sequence ATGAATATTCAGGATCCGACATTGTCCGCGCGCACGGGCAGCATCGACATGGCCCATGGCGGCGGCGGCCGCGCAACGGCAGAGCTGATCGCGGATCTCTTTCAACACCATCTGACCAATCCGATCCTAGATCAGGGAAATGACGCGGCGCTGCTGCCACCGGTAGCCGGGCGGCTTGTCATGTCGACGGACGGTCATGTCATCTCGCCGATCTTCTTCCCCGGTGGCGACATCGGGTCTCTCGCCGTTCACGGCACCTTGAATGACGTCGCCATGGCGGGTGCCGAACCGCTTTATCTCACCGTCGGTTTCATTCTCGAAGAAGGCTTTCCGCTCGCCGATCTGGAAAAGATCGTCATTTCGATGGCGCGGGCCGCAGAGGCGGCAGGCGTTCCGATCGTTACCGGAGATACCAAGGTCGTCGAAAAGGGCAAGGGCGACGGTGTCTTCATCACAACGACCGGCCTGGGGGTTGTGCCGGACGGCGTTCATGTCTCGGTCGAGCGCGCGGAGCCCGGCCAGGCGATCCTTCTGTCCGGCTCCTTAGGTGATCACGGTGTTGCCATCCTTTCCAAACGGGAGAACCTTGAATTCGAAACGGAAATCCGCTCCGACAGCGCCGCGCTGCACACACTTGTCGCCGGTATGATTTCAGCAGCACCCGGGATCGCTGTTCTGCGCGATCCGACGCGCGGCGGTCTGGCGGCAACCTTGAACGAGATCGCCCGCACCGCCAAGGTCGGCATCCATCTGGAAGAAAACGCAATTCCGATAAAGGCGGATGTGAAAGCCGCGTGCGAGCTGCTCGGGCTTGATCCGCTTTATGTCGCCAATGAGGGCAAGATGGTGTGTTTGTGCGAGCCCGGCGATGCTGATGCGGTGCTGGCGGCCATGCGGGCCCATCCGCTTGGCCGGGATGCGGCCTTGATCGGGACAGTCACCGAGGACGATGCCCATCTGGTGGAGATGGAAACGGAAATCGGCGGCGTGCGTGTGGTCGATTGGCTTGCGGGCGAACAGCTGCCCCGGATCTGCTGA
- the hypB gene encoding hydrogenase nickel incorporation protein HypB: MCTVCGCGSGETQMEDGTKHAHGHHAHHHHHYGTGDAGASVAGMSQSRLIQLEQDILSKNNSYADANRRYLAEHGMFALNLVSSPGSGKTSLLVETLKRLGKTRDCYVIEGDQQTTNDADRIRETGVPALQINTGKGCHLDGHMIGHALERLAAQDGAYVFIENVGNLVCPAAFDLGEAHKVAILSVTEGEDKPLKYPDMFAAADVMLLNKTDLLPYVDFDVGIATENARKINPEIKVLTVSARSGDGLEDWIDWIGNARARLFAGYAATDAAE; this comes from the coding sequence ATGTGTACGGTTTGCGGCTGCGGGAGCGGTGAAACCCAGATGGAAGATGGCACGAAACACGCACATGGGCATCATGCTCACCATCACCATCACTATGGAACTGGCGATGCCGGAGCCTCGGTCGCCGGAATGAGCCAGTCCCGCCTGATCCAGCTGGAACAGGATATCCTGTCGAAGAACAACAGCTACGCGGATGCCAATCGCCGCTATCTTGCAGAGCACGGCATGTTCGCGCTGAACCTTGTCTCAAGCCCCGGCTCGGGCAAAACCTCGCTTCTGGTGGAGACCCTCAAGAGGCTCGGCAAGACCCGTGACTGCTATGTGATCGAGGGCGACCAGCAAACCACCAATGATGCCGACCGGATCCGCGAAACCGGCGTCCCTGCCCTTCAGATCAACACCGGCAAGGGCTGTCACCTGGATGGTCACATGATCGGTCATGCGCTGGAGCGGCTTGCCGCGCAAGACGGCGCTTATGTCTTTATTGAAAACGTCGGAAACCTTGTCTGCCCGGCGGCCTTCGATCTTGGCGAGGCCCACAAGGTCGCGATCCTGTCGGTGACCGAGGGCGAGGACAAGCCGCTGAAATATCCGGACATGTTTGCCGCAGCTGACGTCATGCTCTTGAACAAGACGGATCTCCTGCCCTACGTCGATTTCGATGTCGGAATTGCCACCGAAAACGCCCGGAAAATCAATCCGGAGATCAAGGTGCTCACGGTCTCCGCGCGGTCCGGAGACGGTCTTGAGGACTGGATCGACTGGATCGGCAACGCCCGCGCAAGGCTTTTCGCCGGATACGCCGCAACAGATGCCGCGGAATAG
- the galE gene encoding UDP-glucose 4-epimerase GalE, whose amino-acid sequence MTILITGGAGYIGSHCCVTFLEAGHDVVVLDNFSNSSPESLKRITAITGKEVAHEKGDIRDRATLERVLRTYNCTGVIHFAGLKAVGESTEVPLSYYANNITGTLELLAAMGACNVRQLIFSSSATVYGEPKFLPLTEDHPLSATNPYGRTKLMIEEILGDVSASHPSWRFGILRYFNPVGAHKSGLIGEDPQGVPNNLMPFVSQVASGRRDKLSVFGNDYDTRDGTGVRDYIHVVDLVEGHLRAYEALASLTDTDNSFTVNLGTGTGYSVLEMVKAFERASNQAIPYTIAPRRPGDVAEVYADTNKAADKLKWTADRGLEDMCSDTWNWACKNPKGYDGSSE is encoded by the coding sequence ATGACGATCCTGATCACCGGTGGCGCAGGCTACATCGGATCCCACTGCTGCGTGACCTTTCTGGAAGCAGGTCACGATGTCGTCGTGCTCGACAACTTTTCCAACTCCAGCCCGGAAAGCCTCAAACGGATTACCGCGATTACGGGCAAGGAAGTTGCCCATGAAAAGGGCGACATCCGAGACCGTGCCACGCTTGAACGAGTACTGAGGACGTACAACTGCACAGGCGTAATTCACTTTGCCGGGTTGAAAGCGGTTGGTGAGTCCACAGAGGTTCCGCTCAGCTATTATGCCAACAACATCACCGGAACCCTCGAGCTCTTGGCTGCGATGGGGGCGTGCAATGTGCGCCAGCTCATATTCTCCTCTTCGGCCACTGTTTATGGCGAGCCGAAGTTCCTGCCCTTGACGGAAGATCATCCGCTGAGCGCCACCAACCCCTATGGCCGCACAAAGCTGATGATCGAAGAAATCCTCGGTGATGTCTCTGCGAGTCACCCGAGCTGGCGATTTGGCATCTTGCGCTATTTCAATCCGGTCGGCGCCCACAAAAGCGGCCTGATCGGGGAAGACCCGCAAGGGGTTCCGAACAACCTGATGCCGTTTGTCTCGCAAGTCGCCAGCGGCCGCCGCGACAAACTGTCGGTCTTTGGCAACGACTATGATACGCGCGATGGCACCGGTGTCCGCGATTACATCCATGTGGTCGATCTGGTGGAGGGGCACCTGCGCGCCTATGAGGCGCTGGCGTCGCTCACAGACACGGACAACAGCTTCACCGTCAATCTGGGGACCGGAACCGGCTACAGCGTTCTGGAGATGGTGAAAGCCTTTGAACGGGCGTCAAACCAGGCGATCCCTTATACAATCGCTCCGAGGCGTCCCGGGGACGTCGCCGAGGTGTATGCCGACACAAACAAAGCGGCGGACAAGCTCAAGTGGACCGCGGACCGCGGCCTGGAAGACATGTGCTCCGACACCTGGAACTGGGCCTGTAAGAACCCGAAGGGCTACGACGGTTCGAGCGAATAA
- the cysQ gene encoding 3'(2'),5'-bisphosphate nucleotidase CysQ: MSELKHMTGTADGQVESLLNLAVAAGAEILKVYAEDFSASVKGDGSPVTVADQAAEDVILKGLADLFPDVPVVAEESVEAGKLPEGGARYFLVDPLDGTKEFVKRNGEFTVNIALIDEGTPIFGVVYAPALKEIYWGGTLPGGEAQGAFQGQVSDSEIVDVGKISVRKPPESGLSVLASRSHLSEETEALIAKLKVAEKVCVGSSLKLCWVAAGRADLYPRMAPTMQWDIAAGDAVVRAAGGHVVLAETGEIFVYRLAEGATKDDLRNPHFMAVSDLALLP, encoded by the coding sequence ATGAGCGAACTCAAGCATATGACCGGGACCGCAGATGGCCAGGTGGAATCACTCTTGAACTTGGCAGTGGCTGCCGGGGCTGAGATCCTGAAGGTCTATGCCGAAGACTTCAGCGCGTCAGTCAAGGGGGACGGGTCCCCGGTCACCGTCGCCGATCAGGCGGCAGAGGACGTGATCCTCAAAGGACTTGCAGATCTTTTTCCGGATGTGCCGGTGGTGGCCGAAGAATCCGTCGAAGCCGGAAAGTTACCAGAGGGCGGCGCCCGGTATTTCCTTGTTGATCCTCTGGATGGCACCAAGGAATTCGTAAAGCGCAACGGTGAGTTCACGGTCAATATCGCGCTGATCGATGAGGGAACGCCGATTTTTGGCGTTGTCTACGCGCCCGCGCTGAAGGAGATCTACTGGGGCGGCACCTTGCCGGGTGGCGAAGCGCAGGGTGCCTTTCAGGGGCAGGTTTCAGACAGCGAAATCGTTGATGTTGGAAAAATCTCTGTTCGAAAGCCGCCAGAGTCGGGATTGAGTGTTTTGGCAAGCCGCTCGCATTTGTCGGAAGAAACCGAAGCGCTGATCGCAAAGCTGAAAGTCGCCGAGAAGGTCTGTGTCGGCTCGTCGTTGAAGCTGTGCTGGGTTGCTGCGGGGCGGGCGGATCTCTATCCGCGCATGGCACCGACCATGCAGTGGGACATTGCAGCCGGCGATGCGGTGGTCCGGGCTGCTGGCGGCCATGTGGTTCTGGCAGAAACGGGCGAGATCTTCGTTTACAGACTTGCCGAGGGCGCGACCAAAGACGATCTGCGCAATCCGCATTTCATGGCGGTGAGCGATCTGGCGCTCCTGCCATGA
- a CDS encoding HypC/HybG/HupF family hydrogenase formation chaperone codes for MCLAIPAKITELDGDDMAVVALEGIKKRISTALVEDLAVGDYVLVHVGYALHKVSPDEAARTLQLMAEAGVLQDELDEMTGADQ; via the coding sequence ATGTGTCTCGCAATCCCTGCCAAGATCACGGAACTTGACGGCGACGACATGGCCGTCGTTGCGCTTGAAGGCATCAAGAAACGGATTTCGACCGCGCTGGTCGAGGATCTCGCCGTTGGCGACTACGTTCTGGTTCATGTCGGCTATGCGCTTCACAAGGTCAGCCCGGACGAAGCGGCCCGCACGCTTCAGCTGATGGCCGAGGCCGGTGTGCTTCAGGACGAACTCGACGAGATGACAGGAGCGGACCAGTGA
- the hypA gene encoding hydrogenase maturation nickel metallochaperone HypA — protein MHEMSLCENILGILLDEAASQNFSKVDRVCLEVGPLSGVEPEALRFGFDVVTRGSLADGAQLDIFEPEATATCAACGATAVIQDRFDPCPSCGSHVLQVKTGEELRIKELEVS, from the coding sequence ATGCACGAAATGTCGTTATGCGAAAACATACTCGGGATCTTGCTAGACGAAGCGGCCAGCCAGAACTTCTCTAAGGTTGACCGAGTTTGCCTGGAAGTCGGCCCCCTGTCGGGCGTTGAGCCGGAGGCCCTGCGGTTCGGCTTTGATGTGGTGACCCGCGGCAGCCTTGCGGACGGTGCCCAGCTGGACATCTTCGAGCCGGAAGCAACCGCCACTTGCGCTGCGTGCGGCGCGACAGCTGTCATTCAAGACCGTTTCGATCCCTGCCCGTCCTGCGGCTCGCACGTCTTGCAGGTCAAGACCGGGGAAGAACTGCGGATCAAGGAACTGGAGGTCTCGTAA
- the hypF gene encoding carbamoyltransferase HypF, translating to MTVTATHVRIKGLVQGVGFRPFVWHLAREEGLTGHVLNDADGVLAEIFGAADRQQRFLERLRCEAPPLSEIVSVETAVLAGPFSPPPQDFQIVESVEGPATTGIVPDAATCPACVADIFDPANRRHGYAFTNCTHCGPRLSIVTSIPYDRASTSMAAFKMCPECQSEYDDPADRRFHAQPNACPACGPQLWAEAEGTRIETADPIRWAASRLAAGEIIALKGLGGFHLAVDATNDAAVARLREKKKRPHKPLAVMVRDLEQARTICHVSDREAALMEDRAAPIVLLRLRAKSAEKPALSGHLAPGLDQCGLMLPATPLHHLLIAAVPGPLVMTSGNRSEDPQVITNEDARRNLGQIADGFLMHDREIVNRLDDSVMRADRGGPVILRRARGHAPAPLALNNGFQTCPSVLAMGGELKSTFCQLRQASAVVSQHMGDLESRPVLEDYEKTLTLYRQLYDFEPDRIAVDLHPDFVSTQAGRRLAADLHIPLIEVQHHHAHLAACMAEHGLPPDSDPVLGVVLDGSGLGSDGTIWGGEFLFGGYKGFERAGHFLPIALPGGAAAAREPWRNLVAHLRAAFGTDWSPSSASSSLSPIFTGKTVSVIEHLIDSGLNTPMASSAGRLFDAVAAALGICATRQSYEGQTGVLLEALARPYLSQATAYPVDISSGTPGMLSWEVMWEALLGDLKRGTAPGLISARFHLGLIKAISEMATHIAGDRNIRTIALSGGVLQNAILAGGLYEQLSAQGFDVLVPGKLPANDGGLSLGQAAIAAVT from the coding sequence ATGACCGTGACCGCAACACATGTCCGGATCAAAGGCCTTGTGCAGGGCGTTGGCTTCCGACCCTTCGTCTGGCATCTGGCACGGGAAGAAGGCCTTACCGGTCATGTTCTCAATGATGCGGACGGTGTGCTCGCGGAAATCTTCGGTGCAGCTGACCGGCAACAACGGTTTTTGGAGCGGCTCCGATGCGAAGCGCCGCCGCTTTCTGAAATTGTGAGCGTCGAAACAGCAGTTCTTGCTGGGCCCTTTAGTCCGCCGCCGCAAGACTTTCAAATTGTCGAGAGCGTTGAAGGTCCTGCCACCACCGGCATTGTCCCGGATGCGGCAACCTGCCCTGCCTGCGTTGCCGACATCTTTGATCCGGCCAACCGGCGCCACGGCTATGCCTTTACCAATTGCACCCATTGCGGGCCGCGTCTCTCCATCGTGACATCCATTCCCTATGACCGGGCCAGCACCTCGATGGCCGCGTTCAAAATGTGCCCGGAGTGCCAGAGCGAATATGACGATCCGGCGGACCGGCGGTTCCATGCGCAGCCCAATGCCTGTCCGGCCTGCGGCCCGCAGCTCTGGGCCGAAGCCGAAGGAACGCGGATTGAAACGGCCGACCCGATCCGCTGGGCAGCATCCCGGCTGGCGGCAGGTGAGATCATTGCCCTGAAGGGCCTTGGCGGTTTTCATCTGGCCGTCGATGCCACGAATGATGCGGCCGTTGCCCGGCTTCGGGAGAAGAAAAAACGGCCGCACAAGCCGCTTGCGGTGATGGTGCGCGATTTGGAGCAGGCGCGGACGATCTGCCATGTCAGCGATAGGGAAGCGGCGCTGATGGAAGACCGCGCGGCCCCCATTGTCCTACTGAGGTTGCGGGCAAAGTCCGCAGAGAAGCCAGCCCTTTCCGGACACCTTGCGCCGGGCCTTGATCAATGCGGCCTCATGCTGCCGGCAACGCCGCTGCATCATCTTCTGATTGCAGCGGTTCCGGGCCCGCTTGTCATGACTTCCGGCAATCGCTCGGAAGATCCGCAAGTCATCACCAACGAGGATGCGCGACGCAATCTTGGGCAGATTGCCGACGGATTCCTCATGCATGACCGGGAGATCGTCAACCGGCTGGATGACAGTGTGATGCGCGCAGATCGAGGCGGGCCGGTGATCCTGCGCCGGGCAAGAGGCCATGCCCCTGCGCCACTGGCGCTGAACAACGGTTTTCAAACATGCCCTTCGGTGCTTGCCATGGGCGGTGAACTCAAATCAACGTTCTGCCAGCTGAGGCAAGCAAGCGCCGTCGTGTCCCAGCACATGGGCGATCTGGAGAGCAGACCGGTTCTGGAGGACTATGAAAAGACCCTCACCCTCTACCGGCAGCTTTACGATTTTGAACCGGACCGCATCGCAGTCGATCTCCATCCCGATTTTGTCTCGACACAAGCCGGACGGCGGCTGGCGGCGGACCTGCACATTCCGCTGATCGAGGTCCAGCATCATCATGCGCATCTTGCCGCTTGCATGGCTGAACACGGCCTGCCGCCGGACAGCGATCCGGTGCTTGGCGTTGTTCTGGACGGTTCGGGTCTCGGCAGTGACGGTACGATCTGGGGCGGAGAATTTCTTTTTGGCGGTTACAAGGGCTTTGAGCGGGCCGGCCATTTTCTCCCCATTGCTCTGCCCGGCGGGGCAGCTGCGGCTCGCGAGCCCTGGCGCAATCTGGTGGCACATCTGCGGGCGGCGTTTGGTACAGACTGGTCTCCTTCGAGCGCCAGTTCCTCCCTCAGTCCTATTTTTACCGGCAAGACCGTGAGCGTGATCGAGCACTTGATCGACAGCGGCCTCAACACGCCAATGGCCTCCTCTGCAGGACGGCTGTTTGATGCCGTTGCCGCGGCCCTTGGGATTTGCGCCACGCGCCAATCCTATGAAGGCCAGACAGGCGTGTTGCTGGAAGCTCTCGCCCGACCCTATCTTTCGCAAGCGACCGCCTACCCGGTCGACATTTCGAGCGGAACGCCGGGGATGTTGTCCTGGGAGGTGATGTGGGAGGCTTTGTTGGGCGACCTCAAACGTGGAACGGCACCGGGTCTGATTTCCGCCCGGTTTCATTTGGGGCTGATCAAGGCAATCAGCGAGATGGCAACTCACATCGCAGGGGATCGGAATATCAGGACAATCGCGCTCTCGGGCGGCGTCCTGCAAAACGCGATCCTTGCCGGCGGGCTGTACGAACAGCTGAGCGCGCAAGGGTTCGACGTTCTGGTTCCCGGAAAACTGCCCGCCAACGATGGCGGATTGTCGCTTGGTCAAGCAGCGATCGCAGCGGTGACATGA
- a CDS encoding homocysteine S-methyltransferase family protein, whose protein sequence is MSNITILDGGMGQELVHRSGRVPSGLWSCELMMERPDLVRAIHDDFFAAGAHVATVNSYTLHRDRLRPNGLDDQFERLHHLACDLACQSRDAHGSGLVAGCLGPLGWSYSHDGAPSEDQSIDLYDEICRVQKDHVDLFVIETIASVAQARASLTAALRHDKPVWIALTVDDGDGGALRSGEPLQEVVEVVNDLGPEAVLINCSVPEAVTRGMAVLGPSGLKTGAYANGFTAIKPEFLKKGSSVSKLTARTDMTPEVYAGHGADWIDLGATIVGGCCEVSPSHIAELSRRFNPAV, encoded by the coding sequence ATGAGCAACATCACGATTCTCGATGGTGGCATGGGGCAGGAACTGGTTCACCGCAGCGGGCGGGTGCCGAGCGGACTTTGGTCTTGTGAGCTGATGATGGAGCGGCCGGATCTCGTCCGCGCCATTCATGACGACTTTTTTGCAGCCGGCGCGCATGTCGCGACGGTCAACAGTTATACGCTCCACAGGGACCGGTTGCGGCCCAACGGCTTGGATGATCAGTTCGAGCGGCTGCACCACCTTGCCTGTGACCTTGCCTGTCAATCCCGGGACGCGCATGGCAGCGGTCTTGTGGCAGGTTGCCTTGGTCCGCTTGGCTGGTCGTACAGCCATGACGGAGCTCCGTCAGAAGACCAATCCATCGACCTCTATGATGAAATTTGCCGAGTTCAAAAAGATCACGTCGACCTGTTTGTCATCGAAACGATCGCCTCGGTCGCGCAGGCGCGCGCGTCCCTGACCGCAGCGCTCAGGCATGACAAACCGGTCTGGATCGCTCTAACGGTGGATGATGGGGATGGGGGTGCCCTTCGATCCGGTGAGCCGCTGCAAGAGGTGGTGGAAGTTGTCAATGACCTCGGACCAGAGGCGGTTTTGATCAATTGTTCGGTGCCGGAGGCTGTGACCAGGGGCATGGCCGTTCTCGGACCGTCGGGCCTGAAGACCGGTGCTTATGCCAACGGTTTTACGGCCATCAAACCTGAATTTCTCAAGAAGGGCAGCAGCGTTTCCAAACTTACCGCGCGCACCGATATGACACCTGAAGTCTATGCGGGTCACGGGGCAGACTGGATTGATCTGGGTGCCACGATTGTTGGAGGATGTTGTGAGGTCAGCCCTTCCCACATAGCGGAACTGTCGCGCCGGTTTAACCCTGCTGTGTGA
- the hypD gene encoding hydrogenase formation protein HypD yields MKYVSEFRDKDLAKSVSAAIRREADPGRTYNFMEFCGGHTHAIFRYGVQDLMPDNVAYVHGPGCPVCVLPVRRLDDAVEIAERRNVILCTYGDMMRVPGTKQRSLIRAKADGADIRMVYSTLDALKIARDNPDREVVFFAIGFETTTPPTAVAIKQAKKEDLGNFSVFCNHVLTPPAIAHILQSPDVQDLVTVEIDGFLGPSHVSSVIGSKPYEPAAQIFGKPVVIAGFEPLDVMQSTLMLIRQINEGRFEVENEYTRVVTREGNLKAQALVEEVFDIRDAFEWRGLGTVAKSALKIREAFTAFDAEQRFEITPKQSREVKSCECPAILRGVKKPTDCKLFGTVCTPDTPMGSCMVSSEGACAAYWTYGRFRTKAARPQKEAAA; encoded by the coding sequence GTGAAATATGTATCCGAATTCCGCGACAAGGATCTCGCGAAATCCGTTTCCGCTGCCATCCGGCGCGAGGCTGATCCGGGCCGGACCTACAATTTCATGGAGTTTTGCGGCGGTCACACCCATGCTATCTTCCGTTATGGCGTTCAGGACCTGATGCCGGACAACGTGGCTTATGTGCATGGACCTGGCTGCCCGGTTTGTGTGCTGCCCGTGCGCCGGCTGGATGACGCGGTGGAGATTGCCGAGCGGCGCAATGTAATCCTGTGCACCTATGGCGACATGATGCGCGTGCCGGGCACGAAACAGCGCAGCCTGATCCGCGCCAAGGCCGACGGGGCAGACATTCGCATGGTCTATTCCACTCTGGATGCCCTGAAGATTGCCCGCGACAATCCGGACCGTGAAGTCGTCTTCTTTGCCATCGGCTTTGAAACCACGACCCCGCCGACCGCCGTTGCAATCAAACAGGCCAAAAAGGAAGACCTTGGTAATTTCTCTGTCTTCTGCAATCACGTTCTGACGCCCCCCGCAATTGCCCATATCCTGCAGTCACCAGATGTTCAGGATCTTGTCACCGTGGAGATTGACGGGTTCCTCGGCCCCTCCCATGTCAGCTCGGTGATTGGATCAAAGCCCTATGAGCCTGCCGCGCAGATTTTCGGCAAACCGGTGGTGATCGCGGGCTTTGAACCCCTGGACGTTATGCAATCGACCCTGATGCTGATCCGCCAGATCAATGAGGGCCGCTTCGAGGTTGAAAACGAATACACGCGCGTCGTGACCCGTGAGGGCAATCTCAAGGCTCAGGCACTGGTCGAAGAGGTATTTGACATCCGCGACGCGTTCGAATGGCGCGGGCTCGGCACAGTTGCCAAGAGCGCCTTGAAGATCCGGGAGGCCTTTACCGCATTCGATGCCGAACAGCGGTTCGAGATAACACCCAAACAGTCGCGCGAAGTGAAGTCCTGTGAGTGTCCCGCCATCTTGCGCGGCGTGAAAAAACCGACCGACTGCAAGCTCTTCGGCACGGTCTGCACGCCTGACACGCCGATGGGATCCTGCATGGTGTCGTCGGAAGGTGCCTGCGCGGCCTATTGGACCTATGGACGCTTCCGCACCAAGGCGGCCCGGCCGCAAAAAGAGGCCGCGGCATGA